The following coding sequences are from one Salvia hispanica cultivar TCC Black 2014 chromosome 3, UniMelb_Shisp_WGS_1.0, whole genome shotgun sequence window:
- the LOC125212976 gene encoding NAC domain-containing protein 83-like, translating to MDKFNFIRDGASKLPPGFRFQPTDQEIVFQYLARKIFSSPLPASVIPELDVFAFHPSNLPGDSERDRYFFARRELDLRSSGGRGCGGFWKVAGLDKRIVCSKRTPIIGIRRTLVFYQGKHPRAVRTDWFVHVYCIVLSENIRCNIHHKRLSQGAQKQIGKWVLCHVFMKRSSMKDNGLQQRCDHFEMSDADSCSSSSSSSSSDLSVLSEVSSTTVDSETTP from the exons ATGGACAAATTCAACTTCATCAGAGATGGAGCAAGCAAGCTTCCTCCCGGCTTCCGCTTCCAGCCCACCGATCAAGAGATCGTCTTCCAGTACTTGGCCCGTAAGATCTTCTCCTCTCCTCTCCCCGCCTCCGTCATCCCAGAACTCGACGTCTTCGCCTTCCATCCCTCCAACCTACCAG GTGATTCGGAGAGGGATAGGTATTTCTTTGCGAGAAGGGAGCTTGATCTTCGAAGCAGTGGTGGTAGAGGCTGCGGTGGTTTTTGGAAGGTGGCGGGTTTGGATAAACGGATCGTGTGCTCGAAAAGGACTCCTATAATTGGGATTAGGAGGACCCTAGTGTTCTACCAGGGGAAGCATCCGCGAGCCGTCCGTACGGATTGGTTCGTGCATGTGTACTGCATTGTCTTGTCCGAAAACATCAGATGTAATATCCACCACAAGAGACTGTCTCAG GGTGCTCAGAAACAAATAGGGAAATGGGTTTTGTGCCATGTTTTCATGAAGAGGAGTAGTATGAAAGATAATGGTTTGCAGCAGAGATGTGACCATTTTGAGATGAGTGATGCGGATTCATGCTCGTCCTCTTCCTCGTCGTCCTCCTCAGATTTGAGTGTTCTCAGTGAGGTCTCATCAACTACTGTTGACAGTGAAACCACCCCTTGA
- the LOC125217133 gene encoding bidirectional sugar transporter SWEET13-like, whose translation MADFSGQWALAFGLLGNIVSFMVFLSPIPTFYAIYKKKTSEGYQSIPYVVALFSSMLWIFYAFLKSSNATLILTINAFGCFIETIYVCFYLFYAPKKLRVQTLKMIVLLIICGFGFIVASTIFLVKPSQRAMVVGWICLVFSLCVFVAPLCILRKVIQTKSVEYMPFLLSLFLTLSAVMWFFYGLLIKDYNVAIPNVLGFSFGLIQMGLYVKYKNGEKMNIKQKLQETVLTQIVVLEEPKTEEQIIKFNKTLDSQNIREASKNGEIHNDEVEGSHDQK comes from the exons ATGGCAGATTTCTCAGGGCAATGGGCTTTGGCATTTGGACTACTTG GTAACATTGTGTCGTTCATGGTGTTTCTTTCTCCAAT TCCAACATTCTATGCAATCtacaagaagaaaacaagCGAAGGATATCAATCTATTCCTTATGTTGTGGCATTGTTTAGCTCAATGCTTTGGATTTTCTATGCATTTCTCAAGTCGTCCAATGCCACTCTTATCCTTACCATCAACGCCTTTGGCTGTTTCATCGAGACCATTTACGTTTGCTTCTATCTTTTCTACGCCCCAAAGAAGCTCAGG GTACAAACCCTAAAGATGATTGTGCTTCTAATAATTTGTGGGTTTGGATTCATCGTTGCGTCGACTATTTTTTTGGTGAAGCCATCGCAACGTGCCATGGTGGTTGGTTGGATCTGTCTGGTGTTCTCCTTGTGTGTGTTCGTTGCCCCATTGTGCATTCTG AGAAAGGTGATACAAACTAAGAGTGTTGAATACATGCCATTTCTACTATCACTATTCCTTACACTTAGCGCCGTCATGTGGTTTTTCTATGGCCTTTTAATCAAAGATTACAACGTTGCA ATTCCAAATGTGCTTGGTTTCAGCTTCGGGTTGATTCAGATGGGGCTCTACGTTAAGTACAAAAATGGGGAGAAAATGAACATAAAGCAGAAGCTTCAAGAAACTGTGCTAACTCAAATTGTAGTGTTGGAGGAGCCAAAAACTGAAGAGCAAATTATCAAGTTTAACAAAACATTAGATTCGCAGAATATTCGAGAAGCTTCTAAGAATGGTGAGATACATAATGATGAAGTTGAAGGGTCACATGATCAAAAGTAA
- the LOC125214715 gene encoding tetratricopeptide repeat protein 4 homolog has protein sequence MALLMEPGSEPITNDEIIDLQAIAALKESAAIELKEKGNEYVKKGKKHYSDAIDCYTRAINQKALSDPENSILYSNRAHVNLLLGNYRRSLQDAEEAIKLCSTNVKALYRAVKASLSLNLLDEARSYCEKGLQQSPDNEELKKLAKQIDAKKLEQERHEAEVSKAVAVAKDIISALEDRQIKLGKAMYQELTGIKKPVLDNNKILHWPVVLLYAEFMSSDIIEDFCETDMFFEHLDMMFSEGSPPLPWDSDNAYSRDALELYYEADSGVSFSKKEALNYLLQGTVASHLEKSGGEETDAATCTAFSNGNGPKWVKVNERRTLHDILRNSDIIVPGIPVFFIVSKKSSFYRDFKSGNWSPPKIA, from the exons GAAAAGGGAAATGAGTATGTGAAAAAGGGGAAGAAGCATTACTCAGATGCTATTGATTGCTACACTAGAGCCATTAACCAGAAGGCCTTAAGTGATCCGGAGAACTCTATTCTTTATTCCAATAGGGCGCACGTGAATCTGCTCTTGGGAAATTACAGACGAAGTCTCCAGGATGCTGAGGAGGCCATTAAGCTGTGTTCAACAAATGTTAAG GCTCTTTATAGGGCTGTCAAAGCATCATTGTCGCTCAATCTGTTGGATGAAGCAAGATCATATTGTGAAAAAGGGCTTCAACAGTCTCCAGACAACGAAGAACTGAAGAAGCTAGCCAAGCAAATCGATGCAAAGAAATTGGAACAGGAACGACATGAAGCTGAAGTATCCAAAGCTGTCGCAGTGGCTAag GATATCATCTCTGCCTTGGAGGATAGGCAGATAAAACTTGGAAAGGCAATGTATCAAGAACTCACTGGTATTAAAAAACCAGTGCTTGACAATAACAAAATTCTCCATTGGCCTGTTGTACTTCTCTATGCAGAGTTTATGTCCAGTGATATCATTGAGGATTTCTGCGAGACTGATATGTTTTTTGAACATCTTGACATG ATGTTCTCTGAGGGTAGTCCACCTTTGCCCTGGGATTCAGATAATGCTTACAGTCGGGATGCTCTTGAGCTGTACTATGAG GCTGACTCTGGAGTTAGTTTCTCCAAAAAAGAAGCTCTTAATTATCTGTTACAAGGAACTGTTGCATCTCATCTGGAAAAGAGTGGGGGTGAAGAGACTGATGCTGCTACTTGCACTGCCTTTTCAAATG GTAATGGACCTAAATGGGTCAAAGTAAATGAGAGAAGAACACTACATGACATTCTGAGAAATTCTGATATTATTGTGCCCGGAATTCCAG tgttttttattgtttcaaaGAAGTCGAGCTTCTATCGAGATTTTAAGTCTGGAAATTGGTCTCCCCCAAAGATCGCTTGA
- the LOC125214716 gene encoding pyruvate dehydrogenase E1 component subunit beta-1, mitochondrial-like — MLGVLRRKVVCQGAHAWGLEHGLRVIASRALSSSAKTMTVRDALNSALDEEMSADPKVFVMGEEVGEYQGAYKITKGLLDKYGPERVLDTPITEAGFAGIGVGAAYYGLRPVIEFMTFNFSMQAIDHIINSAAKSNYMSAGQISVPIVFRGPNGAAAGVGAQHSQVSAEVLDSSFCLPIGKAKIEREGKDVTITAFSKMVGYALQAADILAKEGISAEVINLRSIRPLDRATINASVRKTNRLVTVEEGFPQHGVGAEICASVLEDSFEYLDAAVERISGADVPMPYAANLERMAVPQVEDIVRAAKRSCYRSTALAAAA, encoded by the exons ATGTTGGGAGTTTTGAGGAGAAAAGTTGTCTGCCAAGGCGCTCATGCTTGG GGTTTGGAGCATGGACTTCGAGTGATTGCATCTAGAGCCCTTTCTTCTTCAGCAAAG ACGATGACAGTTCGTGATGCTTTGAACTCAGCACTTGATGAAGAGATGTCAGCTGATCCCAAAGTTTTTGTAATGGGTGAAGAG GTTGGCGAGTATCAGGGTGCATATAAG ATTACGAAAGGGCTTCTTGACAAGTATGGCCCAGAGAGGGTGCTGGATACACCTATCACCGAG gCTGGGTTTGCCGGAATTGGAGTTGGTGCAGCATATTATGGTCTAAGACCTGTAATTGAGTTCATGACATTCAACTTCTCAATGCAG GCCATTGATCACATTATCAATTCTGCtgcaaaatcaaattacaTGTCCGCTGGGCAAATATCAGTGCCCATAGTTTTCAGAGGCCCAAATGGTGCTGCTGCGGGTGTAGGTGCTCAACATTCTCAGGTATCAGCTGAAGTCCTCGACTCCAGTTTCTGTCTTCCTATTGGGAAAGCCAAG ATAGAACGAGAAGGAAAGGATGTAACTATCACTGCTTTCTCAAAGATGGTTGGATATGCTCTTCAG GCTGCTGACATTCTCGCAAAAGAAGGAATCAGTGCTGAG GTGATAAATCTTCGCTCAATCCGCCCTCTTGATAGAGCCACAATAAATGCTTCAGTTAGGAAAACAAACAGGCTGGTGACTGTTGAGGAAGGATTCCCTCAACATGGTGTCGGTGCTGAGATCTG CGCATCTGTTCTTGAAGATAGTTTTGAGTATCTCGATGCAGCTGTTGAGAGGATTTCAGGGGCTGATGTTCCCATGCCCTATGCTGCAAATCTTGAAAGAATGGCTGTCCCGCAG GTTGAGGACATTGTCCGCGCAGCAAAAAGATCTTGTTACAGATCAACTGCTCTGGCTGCAGCTGCTTAG
- the LOC125209674 gene encoding aldehyde oxidase GLOX, producing MLLLISLLFITHPSFVKTAPGPGPAPTLALGGEWRLLHESIGISAMHMQLLKNNKVVMFDRTDFGPSNISLPDGRCRDDPNDKVLTTDCTAHSILYDVHSNSFRALTVQTDTWCSSGAVLANGTLVQTGGFNDGDHAVRTIAACGVESSCDWAEFPHALSERRWYASNQILPDGRIIIVGGRAQYNYEFYPGDSRSIKLDFLRQTKDGYENNLYPFLHLLPDGNLFIFANRQSIVLDYKQDRVVRQFPAITGGDSRNYPSTGSSVLLPLDENITPVAAEVMICGGSSHNAFQLAAKGTFLRAATTCGRLRVTDDQPVWEMEKMPSARVMSDMLLLPSGDVIIINGARSGAAGWESGRNPVTTPHIYKPNAPAGKRFSSAAASPRPRMYHSTAILLADGRVLVGGSNPHIYYNFTGVDFPTDLSLEAFSPPYLSPELDPVRPRIVRVSGGVGYNASFTVTFRVAEFLEAEAVSVRLMAPPFNTHSFSMSQRMVVLRGVAVWCLGLETYEFAALGPTAPEIAPPGYYVLFVVHARVPSSGMWVQIQ from the exons ATGCTGCTCCTAATATCACTCTTATTTATCACCCATCCCTCCTTTGTTAAAACCGCGCCCGGTCCCGGGCCCGCGCCAACACTCGCCCTGGGGGGCGAGTGGCGCCTTCTGCACGAGAGCATCGGCATTTCAGCCATGCACATGCAGCTTCTCAAGAACAACAAAGTGGTCATGTTCGACCGGACCGACTTCGGCCCCTCCAACATCTCCCTCCCGGACGGCAGGTGCCGGGACGACCCCAACGACAAGGTGCTCACAACCGACTGCACCGCGCACTCCATCCTCTACGACGTCCACTCGAATTCATTCCGCGCCTTGACCGTCCAGACCGACACGTGGTGCTCGTCGGGCGCGGTCCTAGCCAACGGGACGCTAGTCCAGACGGGCGGATTCAACGACGGCGACCACGCGGTGCGCACGATAGCCGCGTGCGGCGTCGAGAGCTCCTGCGACTGGGCGGAGTTCCCCCACGCGCTGAGCGAGCGGCGGTGGTACGCGTCGAACCAGATCCTCCCCGACGGCCGGATCATCATTGTCGGCGGCAGAGCGCAGTACAACTACGAGTTCTACCCCGGCGATTCGAGATcgattaaattagattttctCCGGCAGACGAAGGATGGCTACGAGAACAATCTGTATCCGTTTCTGCACTTGCTTCCAGATGGAAACCTCTTCATCTTCGCCAACAGGCAATCGATCGTTTTGGATTACAAGCAGGATCGCGTGGTGAGGCAGTTTCCCGCCATCACTGGCGGAGACTCTAGAAACTACCCGAGCACGGGATCGTCTGTTTTGTTGCCGCTGGATGAGAATATCACTCCGGTGGCGGCGGAGGTCATGATCTGCGGCGGCTCGTCGCACAACGCGTTCCAGCTGGCAGCAAAGGGGACGTTCCTCCGCGCTGCCACCACGTGCGGCCGCCTCAG GGTGACCGACGACCAGCCGGTTTGGGAGATGGAGAAGATGCCGAGCGCGCGCGTGATGAGCGACATGCTTCTGCTCCCCAGCGGCGACGTGATCATAATCAACGGCGCGAGATCGGGCGCGGCGGGGTGGGAATCGGGGAGGAATCCGGTCACGACTCCGCACATCTACAAACCCAACGCTCCCGCCGGTAAAAGATTCTCATCCGCGGCGGCGTCCCCGCGGCCGCGGATGTACCACTCGACGGCGATCCTCCTCGCCGACGGGAGGGTCCTGGTCGGCGGCAGCAATCCTCACATATACTACAACTTCACCGGCGTCGACTTCCCGACGGATCTGAGCCTGGAGGCGTTCTCGCCGCCGTACCTGTCGCCGGAGCTGGATCCGGTGAGGCCGCGGATCGTGAGAGTGAGCGGGGGGGTGGGATACAACGCGTCGTTCACGGTGACGTTCAGGGTGGCGGAGTTTTtggaggcggaggcggtgTCGGTGAGGTTAATGGCGCCGCCGTTCAACACGCACTCGTTCTCGATGAGTCAGAGGATGGTGGTGTTGAGGGGGGTTGCGGTGTGGTGCTTGGGATTGGAGACGTATGAGTTTGCGGCGTTGGGGCCGACGGCGCCAGAGATCGCGCCGCCGGGGTATTACGTGTTGTTCGTAGTGCATGCTCGAGTTCCGAGCTCTGGGATGTGGGTTCAGATTCAGtga
- the LOC125209673 gene encoding cell division control protein 2 homolog 3-like has protein sequence MSDAKPMQLKNSSSSSSRHQPHDHNRYQVINEVSRGSYGVVYRAWDMETGEIVAIKHVFKGSSRREIKIMRSLPSHRLIVELKKVTRDERGKVRVVMEFVPNDLSRLIAARKEPFTVLQLKVMICRILKGVSFLHENGVIHRDLKPANILINEKDRIKIGDFGLSRWENESGSYSPGVGTQWYKAPELLMGETNYTSAVDMWAVGCIMAELVMLKVLFQGDSEIEQLGMIQKYSTETAMRSMLYASSPVLGLNGAALDLLCTLLAFDPNDRITAYDALQHPWFLEF, from the coding sequence ATGTCTGACGCCAAACCCATGCAACTGAagaattcttcttcttcttcttctcgtcATCAACCGCATGATCATAATCGGTACCAAGTTATTAACGAGGTGAGCCGTGGATCGTACGGCGTGGTGTACCGCGCTTGGGATATGGAGACCGGCGAAATCGTGGCGATCAAGCACGTGTTTAAGGGTTCTAGCCGCCGtgaaatcaaaatcatgcgGTCGCTGCCTAGCCACCGTTTGATCGTGGAGTTGAAGAAAGTGACGAGGGACGAGCGCGGGAAAGTTCGTGTCGTGATGGAGTTTGTGCCGAACGATCTCAGCAGGCTCATCGCGGCCAGAAAGGAGCCGTTCACGGTGCTCCAACTCAAGGTCATGATATGCCGGATACTAAAGGGGGTCAGCTTTCTGCACGAGAACGGTGTGATTCATCGGGATTTGAAGCCCGCCAACATTCTCATCAACGAAAAGGATCGTATCAAGATTGGTGATTTTGGGCTTTCGCGGTGGGAGAATGAGTCGGGATCGTACTCACCCGGTGTGGGGACGCAGTGGTACAAAGCACCGGAGCTTCTAATGGGAGAGACCAACTACACGAGCGCGGTAGATATGTGGGCAGTGGGATGCATAATGGCGGAACTGGTGATGTTGAAGGTGCTTTTCCAGGGGGATTCTGAGATTGAGCAGTTAGGAATGATTCAGAAATACTCCACCGAAACTGCGATGCGAAGCATGCTCTATGCTTCTTCGCCGGTGCTTGGACTTAACGGTGCTGCACTTGATCTGCTCTGCACCCTTCTTGCTTTCGATCCCAACGACAGGATCACTGCCTATGATGCACTCCAACACCCCTGGTTTCTAGAGTTTTGA
- the LOC125216475 gene encoding mitochondrial import inner membrane translocase subunit TIM8-like has protein sequence MDPSALNSPELQNLLAQEKERAMISEMISKLTSSCWDKCITGTPGSKFSSSEANCLTNCAQRYMDMSLIIMKHLHQ, from the exons ATGGATCCTTCGGCATTGAATTCCCCTGAGTTGCAGAACCTTCTAGCT caagaaaaagaaagggcCATGATTAGTGAGATGATCTCGAAGCTTACATCTTCTTGCTGGGACAAATGCATCACAGGCACTCCCGGAAGCAAGTTCAGTTCCAGTGAAGCTAATTGTCTCACAAATTGTGCTCAACGTTACATGGATATGAGTCTCATCATCATGAAGCATCTTCATCAGTGA